The DNA sequence CGGCTTGAACCTTTAGGTCATCCAGCTTCTTCAGCAGCACCGGTCGGAAAGCCTCTGTCGCGTCAGACAGAAAATAAAGATAGACGCCCAAAAGCCCATCATGGCGGAACCGGTCCAGACTGATGCGGCCATAGGTCCAGGAACTAGACGCTACGCGATAGTTCGCGAATATCTGCTCACCAAGGACCCGCGCAGGAACGTCACCGCGCAACAGGCCCTGCTCCTGCGCGAGCCGCGCCGCGTTTTCTTGCATCGACGCAGAGCGCGACCCGAGTTGTTTCCATTCATCCACGCTCTGATCTGTGCGCTCAATATGGTCTGCGGCGATATGAGCAGAGCGAAAATATTCTTTGTTCTCCCCAATCATCCGCGTCGCTACAACGACCACAGCCTCGGCTTTGTCCAGCGGATGGTCTTCATCGATCTTGGTGAGCTCCTGCTCAATCATACCGACCCAATCAGCGAACAATTCGTTGAGGATCTTCTCCTTGCCGCCGATCAGGTTGTAGATCGTTGGGACCGTCACTTCAGCGGCAGCTGCAAGTTTCCGCAGGCTCAAACCCTCAAATCCATGCTCGCCGATGAGGCGCCGGGCTTCGTCAATAATCCGGGCCCGGCGATCCGACTTCGCTGCCGATCTGGGTCTCTCAAATGCAATGACGGTCACGGGCACTCCTTTGATTCGGGCGTCTCACCCAATTTGAATTTTAACACTGTACAAACCTAAAACACCACCCTACTTTAACACTGTTAAAAAAGCACACTGAGATGGCGGCAGTGTGCGCCAAGGTCGGCCACCTCCCCGCCAGTAGATGAGATTTGCCATGACGGATTTCCTTCGCACACCCGACGAAAACTTCACCAACTTGAAGGACTTCGATTTCGAACCCCACTACCACCAGTGGCAGGACCTGCGAATGCACTATCTCGACGAAGGCCCAAAGGACGGCCCGGTGATGCTGTTGATGCATGGCATGCCCGCATGGAGCTACTTGTATCGACACATGATCCCGCCACTGGTCGCTGCAGGCTACCGCTGCATCGCGCCAGACCATATGGGATTTGGCCGCTCCGACAAGCCGACAGACATTCACTGGTACACCATCGCCCGCCACACAGAGATCCTGACGACACTCATCACGGGCCTCGACCTCAACGACATCACCCTTGTCTGTCAGGACTGGGGAGGCCCAACCGGACTGGCGCAGGCAGCGACCATGCCCGAACGCTTTTCACGCCTGGTGATTATGAACACCTGGCTCCACCGCCCGGACTATGAATATTCCGAAGGCATACGGAACTGGAACCAGAATTGGCAGGAGGGCGGTCTCTTCTGTCGGGAAAAGCCGGATATGGGGCTGCTCATGGCAATGACCGCCGGACTGTTGGAGCCCAATGAAACTCTCGGACACATCGCTGCCGGAACAAGACCAGATCTCGACGGGGCCGCCGCTGACATGTGCGCGGCGTATGAAGCGCCCGTCGCAGGTCTCCCAGACGAAGCCTATAACGGATTCCGGCGGTTCCCACTCTCAATCCCCGTGAGCAGCTATGACAACGGGAACGGCGCCGCCCAGACCCATCACTACAACACCCTGCTGAACTGGCCGAAGCCTGTGCACTTCATCTGGGGCTGCACGGACAATGTCTTCACCGAGGAACAGGGCCGCGCCTGGGCAAAAGAGATGAACGCCAGCTTCGATCCGATCCCAGAGGCCGGCCACTTCTTGCAAAACACCCACGGCGCCGAAACAGCCGCTCATATTTTGAAGCGCGTCGCGAGCTAAACAAAAAAACCAACAGACAATTCGGAGGAATCATCGTGGACCACCAGCTGCAAGTGGAAATTCTGAAAGACCTGATGCATCAGCTCGACAGCGGAAAAAACATCGATGTTGGCGTCCAGTACAAGATACCGACAGAGACCTATGCTTGCCCGGACCTTGCGGCGAAAGAATGGGACACCATGTTTCGCAACTACCCGCAGGCAATTGGGCTCTCTGGCGCACTGCCAGAACCCGGCAGTTTCCTGACGATGGAAGATTTTGGCGCGCCTATTCTCGCCACCCGCGCCAAGAAGGGAAACTTCCGAGCCTTCCTTAATGCCTGCCGTCATCGCGCAACGCGCGTCGCCATGGAACCACGCGGCAAACGCACACTCTTTACCTGCCCTTTTCACGCCTGGTCCTATTCCAACGAAGGAGACCTGGTTGCAATTCCCGACAATGATCACTTTGGCGATGTCGATAAATCCTGCCGAGGATTGATCGAACTGCCCGCGCTCGAAATTGGCGGTCTGCTGTGGGTGCATCCACAGCCCAATGGCAAACTGGACATTGAAGACCTGCTCGGCCCTCTGGCGAGTGAGATCGCATCCAACCACTTCGAAGACTTGGTCTATGTCGGCAGCAAAACGATTGACCGCAAGCTCAACTGGAAACTCGCCAACGACACATTTGGCGAGACCTATCACTTCCAGAAACTGCATAAGGACACGCTGGGACATATCTTCTACGGCAACAATACGCACTATGAAGAGTTCGGCCGCAAT is a window from the Rhodobiaceae bacterium genome containing:
- a CDS encoding bacterial regulatory protein, tetR family, which translates into the protein MTVIAFERPRSAAKSDRRARIIDEARRLIGEHGFEGLSLRKLAAAAEVTVPTIYNLIGGKEKILNELFADWVGMIEQELTKIDEDHPLDKAEAVVVVATRMIGENKEYFRSAHIAADHIERTDQSVDEWKQLGSRSASMQENAARLAQEQGLLRGDVPARVLGEQIFANYRVASSSWTYGRISLDRFRHDGLLGVYLYFLSDATEAFRPVLLKKLDDLKVQAVGSD
- the dhmA1 gene encoding haloalkane dehalogenase 1, translated to MTDFLRTPDENFTNLKDFDFEPHYHQWQDLRMHYLDEGPKDGPVMLLMHGMPAWSYLYRHMIPPLVAAGYRCIAPDHMGFGRSDKPTDIHWYTIARHTEILTTLITGLDLNDITLVCQDWGGPTGLAQAATMPERFSRLVIMNTWLHRPDYEYSEGIRNWNQNWQEGGLFCREKPDMGLLMAMTAGLLEPNETLGHIAAGTRPDLDGAAADMCAAYEAPVAGLPDEAYNGFRRFPLSIPVSSYDNGNGAAQTHHYNTLLNWPKPVHFIWGCTDNVFTEEQGRAWAKEMNASFDPIPEAGHFLQNTHGAETAAHILKRVAS
- the antA gene encoding anthranilate 1,2-dioxygenase large subunit yields the protein MDHQLQVEILKDLMHQLDSGKNIDVGVQYKIPTETYACPDLAAKEWDTMFRNYPQAIGLSGALPEPGSFLTMEDFGAPILATRAKKGNFRAFLNACRHRATRVAMEPRGKRTLFTCPFHAWSYSNEGDLVAIPDNDHFGDVDKSCRGLIELPALEIGGLLWVHPQPNGKLDIEDLLGPLASEIASNHFEDLVYVGSKTIDRKLNWKLANDTFGETYHFQKLHKDTLGHIFYGNNTHYEEFGRNHRFTTANLGIDKFRELPESEWQINQGTFVDYHLFPNIQCIWSGDNVSFIRIYPDPENAGRSITQVDFYFSQAAVDAANAADAATKAGAVENVYERSENRVSTLESIMEVFNSTIEQEDYVMGEYQQIAAASGIAGDALIGRNEPVIHHYHRSYREALGLPPLETIEQPLRSPAD